A genomic stretch from Actinomadura rubteroloni includes:
- a CDS encoding DUF6504 family protein, which yields MTRVFADPVAVATSGGEPSEFVWQGRAHAVRRVLEHWVLTPDWWRDPPAGEVRLDYWRVEASAGDGLAVYELRHEPSGGAWTLTAVWD from the coding sequence ATGACGCGCGTGTTCGCCGATCCGGTGGCGGTCGCGACGAGCGGCGGGGAGCCGTCGGAGTTCGTCTGGCAGGGCCGCGCCCACGCGGTGCGGCGGGTGCTGGAGCACTGGGTCCTCACGCCGGACTGGTGGCGGGACCCGCCCGCCGGCGAGGTCCGGCTGGACTACTGGCGGGTCGAGGCGTCCGCCGGGGACGGGCTCGCGGTGTACGAGCTGCGGCACGAGCCGTCCGGCGGCGCGTGGACGCTCACGGCCGTCTGGGACTAG
- a CDS encoding DUF4328 domain-containing protein produces MPCALCGDIIPREVVRCPHCGAWARRRDFRAVGVAVFLLLGFNAFIALGSGISLLRAGGPLRGETHDTYDPVNTGRVLAPYADVFVVCAVLAGMTGLLYLGWLWRAHRQSPGPHRHHRVWVVFGWVCPVVNLWVPPRVVYDVWVNSGRYRTTERQVAGAVVAGWWTFLLSGALLARLFAVADVETLADARFDVHLGVAAAACQALAAAFCMVTVFQITRLQLLRGD; encoded by the coding sequence ATGCCGTGTGCGCTCTGCGGCGACATCATCCCCCGCGAAGTGGTGCGCTGTCCGCACTGCGGCGCCTGGGCCCGGCGCCGGGACTTCCGCGCGGTCGGCGTGGCGGTGTTCCTCCTGCTCGGCTTCAACGCCTTCATCGCGCTCGGGTCGGGGATCAGCCTGCTGCGCGCGGGCGGCCCGCTGCGCGGCGAGACCCACGACACCTATGACCCGGTGAACACCGGGAGGGTCCTCGCGCCGTACGCGGACGTGTTCGTCGTCTGTGCGGTCCTCGCGGGCATGACCGGGCTGCTGTACCTCGGCTGGCTGTGGCGGGCGCACCGGCAGTCGCCCGGACCGCACCGCCACCACCGCGTCTGGGTGGTGTTCGGGTGGGTGTGCCCGGTCGTGAACCTGTGGGTGCCGCCGCGCGTGGTGTACGACGTGTGGGTCAACAGCGGCCGGTACCGGACGACGGAACGCCAGGTGGCGGGCGCGGTCGTGGCGGGCTGGTGGACGTTCCTGCTGTCCGGCGCGCTGCTGGCCCGGCTGTTCGCGGTGGCCGACGTCGAGACGCTCGCCGACGCCCGGTTCGACGTCCACCTCGGCGTCGCGGCGGCGGCGTGCCAGGCGCTCGCCGCCGCGTTCTGCATGGTCACGGTCTTCCAGATCACCCGGCTGCAACTGCTGCGCGGCGACTAG
- a CDS encoding response regulator has protein sequence MTIRVLIADDQEMVRAGFRMIIDSQPEMTVVGDAADGVRAVELARELRPDVCLFDIRMPRMDGLEATRLLAGPGVPDPLRIVIVTTFDMDEYVYGALRGGAAGFLLKDSGPALLVEAVRAAADGAALISPSITVRLLQRLATPPAVPRTPRESPTDRELDVVRLVARGRTNEEIAAELFVSPSTVKTHLGSVQRKLAARNRVEVAAWAWESGLAGR, from the coding sequence GTGACGATCCGGGTGCTCATCGCCGACGACCAGGAGATGGTGCGGGCCGGGTTCCGCATGATCATCGACTCGCAGCCGGAGATGACCGTGGTCGGCGACGCGGCCGACGGCGTCCGCGCGGTCGAGCTGGCCCGCGAGCTGCGCCCCGACGTGTGCCTGTTCGACATCCGCATGCCGCGCATGGACGGCCTGGAGGCCACCCGCCTGCTCGCCGGGCCCGGCGTCCCCGACCCGCTGCGGATCGTGATCGTCACGACCTTCGACATGGACGAGTACGTCTACGGCGCGCTGCGCGGCGGCGCGGCCGGCTTCCTGCTGAAGGACAGCGGCCCGGCGCTGCTGGTGGAGGCGGTGCGGGCGGCGGCCGACGGCGCGGCGCTGATCTCCCCCTCGATCACCGTGCGGCTGCTGCAGCGGCTCGCGACGCCGCCCGCCGTGCCCCGGACGCCGCGCGAGAGCCCGACCGACCGGGAGCTGGACGTGGTGCGGCTCGTCGCGCGCGGCCGGACGAACGAGGAGATCGCGGCCGAGCTGTTCGTGTCGCCGTCCACGGTGAAGACGCACCTCGGGAGCGTCCAGCGCAAGCTCGCGGCGCGCAACCGCGTCGAGGTCGCGGCGTGGGCGTGGGAGTCCGGGCTGGCGGGTCGTTAG
- a CDS encoding sensor histidine kinase produces MTEQRGTLERVHSAGGCLLRLAGWGATALVLLASVVLRQTTPVHLAVDAVTVAAAIGALASRNVLRWAAGAAAASIAVTLLAAATHSPGFGAMVFLEVSWLLVLVVRVVWKAPQPRLPALTALTGGAVAFCAFRSPGAAVVLVAVAPLGGLVVVAIGTGLYLRALDARRVRALAGARRDERLELARDLHDFVAHHVTGIVVQAQAARFAAGSAAAQSPEQLDRMLASIEKAGGEALASMRRMVGLLRDASDDPAGLRPVGGLDQVIDLVERWTDPPASLIIDRNVGAPPPEVATTLHRIVQEALTNVRKHAADATHVRVAITRSGPDAVTIEVTDDGQGRGRLLPSGGFGLAGLDERVASLGGRLSAGPGPHGGWRVVAVLPIRDVLRESPV; encoded by the coding sequence GTGACGGAACAGCGCGGGACGCTCGAACGCGTCCACTCGGCGGGCGGCTGCCTGCTGCGCCTCGCGGGCTGGGGCGCGACGGCGCTCGTCCTGCTCGCCTCGGTGGTCCTCCGCCAGACCACCCCCGTCCACCTCGCGGTGGACGCCGTGACGGTGGCCGCGGCGATCGGCGCGCTCGCGTCGCGGAACGTCCTGCGGTGGGCCGCCGGGGCCGCGGCGGCGTCGATCGCAGTGACGCTGCTGGCCGCCGCCACGCACTCCCCGGGGTTCGGCGCGATGGTGTTCCTGGAGGTCTCCTGGCTGCTCGTGCTCGTCGTCCGGGTCGTCTGGAAGGCGCCGCAGCCCCGGCTGCCCGCGCTGACGGCCCTGACCGGCGGCGCGGTGGCGTTCTGCGCCTTCCGCAGCCCCGGCGCGGCGGTCGTGCTGGTCGCCGTCGCGCCGCTCGGCGGGCTGGTCGTGGTGGCGATCGGCACGGGGCTCTACCTGCGAGCCCTGGACGCCCGGCGGGTCCGCGCGCTCGCCGGCGCCCGGCGGGACGAGCGCCTGGAGCTGGCGCGCGACCTGCACGATTTCGTCGCGCACCACGTCACGGGCATCGTCGTGCAGGCGCAGGCGGCCCGGTTCGCGGCCGGGTCCGCGGCCGCGCAGAGCCCCGAGCAGCTCGACCGCATGCTCGCCTCGATCGAGAAGGCGGGCGGGGAGGCGCTGGCGTCGATGCGGCGCATGGTCGGGCTGCTGCGCGACGCGTCCGACGACCCGGCGGGCCTGCGGCCGGTCGGCGGCCTGGACCAGGTCATCGACCTGGTCGAGCGCTGGACGGACCCGCCGGCCTCCCTCATCATCGACCGGAACGTCGGCGCGCCGCCGCCGGAGGTCGCGACGACGCTGCACCGGATCGTCCAGGAAGCTCTGACGAACGTCCGCAAGCACGCCGCCGACGCGACCCACGTCCGCGTCGCGATCACCAGGAGCGGCCCGGACGCCGTCACGATCGAGGTGACCGACGACGGTCAGGGCCGCGGGCGCCTGCTGCCGTCCGGCGGGTTCGGCCTGGCCGGGCTGGACGAGCGGGTCGCGTCCCTCGGCGGGCGGCTGTCGGCGGGGCCGGGTCCGCACGGCGGGTGGCGGGTGGTCGCCGTTCTGCCCATTAGGGATGTCCTGCGAGAATCGCCGGTGTGA
- a CDS encoding sigma-70 family RNA polymerase sigma factor, with protein MRTDEDQAAEFARLTDPFRRELLAYGYRMLGSVHDAEDVVQEVYLRAWRSYDRFEGRASIRTWLYRIATNACLNALEHSSRRVMPSGLAPPSEDPGRSGVRAPEVAWLRPLADRLLGAAPDDPASVVATRAGLRLALIAALQYLPGRQRAVVILRDVLAWPAADVAAMLGMTATGVNSTLLRARARLSRLVPADDEIAEPAEPARRALLDRYVRAFEAVDVPTLTRLLTEDASWEMPPVISWFHGRTSIGRLLHSRLSASGPGGNRLVPVDANGQPSFAMYLRDEDGLLHAHSIQVLTLGPDGITHVFSFIEEALFDDFALPRVHS; from the coding sequence ATGAGAACCGATGAGGACCAGGCGGCGGAGTTCGCCCGGCTGACCGACCCCTTCCGGCGTGAGCTGCTGGCCTACGGCTACCGGATGCTGGGCTCGGTCCACGACGCGGAGGACGTCGTCCAGGAGGTCTACCTGCGCGCGTGGCGGTCGTACGACCGGTTCGAGGGCCGGGCGTCGATACGGACGTGGTTGTACCGCATCGCCACGAACGCCTGCCTGAACGCCCTGGAGCACAGCAGCCGGCGGGTCATGCCGTCCGGCCTCGCGCCGCCGTCGGAGGACCCGGGACGCAGCGGCGTGCGCGCACCCGAGGTCGCCTGGCTCCGGCCGCTCGCCGACCGGCTGCTCGGCGCCGCGCCCGACGACCCGGCGTCCGTCGTGGCCACGCGCGCCGGGCTGCGGCTCGCGCTGATCGCCGCGCTGCAGTACCTGCCCGGACGGCAGCGCGCCGTGGTCATCCTGCGCGACGTCCTGGCCTGGCCCGCCGCCGACGTCGCCGCGATGCTCGGCATGACCGCGACCGGCGTGAACAGCACGCTGCTGCGCGCCCGCGCCCGGCTGTCGCGGCTCGTCCCGGCCGACGACGAGATCGCCGAACCGGCCGAACCCGCGCGCCGCGCGCTCCTCGACCGCTATGTGCGGGCGTTCGAGGCGGTGGACGTTCCGACGCTCACCCGGCTGCTCACCGAGGACGCGTCGTGGGAGATGCCGCCTGTCATTTCGTGGTTCCACGGCCGCACGTCGATCGGACGGCTGCTCCATTCCCGCCTGTCGGCGTCCGGGCCGGGCGGGAACCGGCTCGTGCCCGTCGACGCGAACGGCCAGCCGTCGTTCGCGATGTACCTGCGCGACGAGGACGGCCTGCTCCACGCCCATTCCATCCAGGTGCTGACGCTCGGACCGGACGGCATCACGCACGTCTTCAGCTTCATCGAAGAGGCGCTGTTCGACGACTTCGCCCTGCCGCGCGTCCACTCCTGA
- a CDS encoding MFS transporter, whose product MARRTSGRLLGLTATASLMVALDATAVSTALARIRLDLAATVEQLEWTVNAYSLSFAVLLMTGAALGDRFGRRRMFAAGLGLFTAASAACAAAPDVGWLIAARAVQGSGAALVMPLAMALLGTGFPPERRARALGVFAGVTGLAVVAGPVVGGIVTEGLAWQWIFWLNVPIGLVVIPLVLRDVPESRGAGASFDVGGVVLVTGGALGLAWGLIRSGTVGWDAAEVDGALAVGVLLTAAFAVWELRVDKPMVPLRLLRERGFSAGNAAGFLMYAALYGSLFFVAQFFQTSLGDGPMETGLKLMPWTGTVTVVAPVAGALVNRIGARTLTVTGLTLQAVGMAWLSLLADPDAAYPALVAPMVIAGAGISMAMPAVQTAVINSVGPQRIGTASGVFNTLRQLAAVFGVAVLAAVFTAHGGYGGARAFADGCAPALAVSGVFSLAGAVAALLIPRAAKAAPVPPVPALAR is encoded by the coding sequence ATGGCCCGGAGGACCAGCGGCAGGCTGCTCGGCCTGACCGCGACGGCGTCGCTCATGGTGGCGCTGGACGCGACGGCGGTGTCGACCGCGCTGGCCAGGATCCGCCTGGACCTGGCCGCGACCGTCGAACAGCTCGAATGGACGGTCAACGCCTACAGCCTCAGCTTCGCCGTCCTGCTGATGACGGGCGCCGCGCTCGGCGACCGGTTCGGCCGGCGGCGGATGTTCGCGGCGGGGCTCGGCCTGTTCACGGCGGCGTCGGCGGCGTGCGCGGCGGCGCCGGACGTGGGGTGGCTGATCGCCGCCCGCGCGGTGCAGGGGAGCGGCGCCGCGCTCGTGATGCCGCTCGCGATGGCGCTGCTCGGCACCGGGTTTCCGCCGGAACGGCGGGCCAGGGCGCTCGGCGTGTTCGCGGGCGTGACGGGCCTGGCGGTGGTCGCGGGCCCGGTGGTCGGCGGGATCGTCACCGAGGGGCTCGCCTGGCAGTGGATCTTCTGGCTCAACGTGCCGATCGGCCTGGTGGTGATCCCGCTGGTGCTGCGGGACGTCCCCGAGAGCCGGGGCGCCGGGGCGTCCTTCGACGTCGGCGGCGTCGTGCTGGTGACCGGCGGCGCGCTCGGGCTGGCGTGGGGACTGATCCGTTCCGGCACGGTCGGCTGGGACGCGGCCGAGGTGGACGGCGCGCTGGCGGTCGGCGTGCTGCTGACGGCCGCGTTCGCCGTGTGGGAACTGCGCGTCGACAAGCCGATGGTCCCGTTGCGGCTGCTGCGCGAGCGCGGCTTCTCCGCCGGGAACGCCGCCGGGTTCCTCATGTACGCGGCGCTGTACGGCTCGCTGTTCTTCGTCGCGCAGTTCTTCCAGACGAGCCTGGGCGACGGCCCGATGGAGACGGGGCTGAAGCTCATGCCCTGGACGGGCACGGTGACCGTCGTCGCGCCCGTCGCCGGAGCGCTGGTGAACCGGATCGGCGCGCGGACGCTCACCGTCACCGGCCTGACGCTCCAGGCCGTCGGCATGGCCTGGCTGAGCCTGCTCGCGGACCCGGACGCGGCCTATCCCGCGCTGGTCGCGCCCATGGTCATCGCGGGTGCGGGGATCAGCATGGCGATGCCCGCCGTCCAGACCGCGGTGATCAACTCGGTCGGGCCGCAGCGGATCGGGACGGCGTCCGGCGTCTTCAACACGCTGCGCCAGCTCGCGGCCGTCTTCGGCGTCGCGGTGCTCGCGGCGGTCTTCACCGCGCACGGCGGGTACGGCGGCGCGCGGGCCTTCGCCGACGGCTGCGCGCCCGCGCTGGCCGTCAGCGGCGTGTTCTCGCTGGCCGGGGCGGTCGCCGCCCTGCTCATCCCGCGCGCGGCCAAGGCGGCGCCGGTTCCGCCCGTCCCGGCGCTCGCCCGCTGA
- a CDS encoding MFS transporter produces MTHTAGAGRPRTGATFLVLCLGILSYALSQSLVSPVLPTIQHHLHTSQSTVTWVMTAYLLSASVATPVLGKIGDVVGKERMLLVALLALGAGSLLAALASSIGVMIAARVIQGVGGGVLPLVFGIIRDEFPRDRVSGAIGTAAALMGVGGGLGIVVAGPIVNTLDYRWLFWLPLIVIAVAAVATHLFVPESPVRAPGRINLPAAALLSAWLVALLVPISEGSRWGWTSGRVLGLLALAVLLAAAWIAVELRSAEPLIDMRMMRLPAVWTTNLVALLFGLGLYSLMAFLPAFVQTPPSAGYGFGASVTASGVFLLPMTVTMFFSGLAAGRLGLRFGARAVLALGAVLLIPSMVLLATAHAERWTIYLVAALCGAGIGFAFSALSALIVTAVPPAQTGAASGMNANIRTIGGSIGTAVTGSIITSGAVGGLPRESGYTHGFWFLAGAAAVALATTLLVPKARRATVAEPVREAGTLVPAADN; encoded by the coding sequence TTGACCCACACCGCAGGCGCCGGGCGGCCACGCACCGGCGCCACGTTCCTCGTCCTCTGCCTCGGCATCCTGTCCTACGCCCTGTCGCAGTCCCTCGTCTCGCCCGTCCTGCCCACGATCCAGCACCACCTGCACACGTCGCAGAGCACGGTGACCTGGGTCATGACGGCCTACCTGCTGTCGGCGTCGGTCGCGACGCCCGTCCTCGGCAAGATCGGGGACGTCGTCGGCAAGGAGCGCATGCTGCTCGTCGCGCTGCTCGCGCTCGGGGCGGGCTCGCTGCTGGCGGCGCTCGCCTCGTCCATCGGCGTCATGATCGCGGCGCGGGTGATCCAGGGCGTCGGGGGCGGCGTGCTGCCCCTGGTCTTCGGGATCATCCGCGACGAGTTCCCGCGCGACCGCGTCTCCGGCGCGATCGGGACGGCGGCGGCGCTCATGGGCGTCGGCGGCGGCCTCGGCATCGTCGTCGCCGGGCCGATCGTCAACACGCTCGACTACCGCTGGCTGTTCTGGCTCCCGCTGATCGTCATCGCGGTCGCCGCGGTCGCGACGCACCTGTTCGTCCCCGAGTCCCCGGTGCGCGCCCCCGGCCGGATCAACCTGCCCGCCGCCGCGCTGCTGTCGGCCTGGCTGGTCGCGCTGCTCGTCCCGATCAGCGAGGGCTCGCGGTGGGGCTGGACGTCCGGCCGCGTCCTCGGGCTGCTCGCGCTCGCGGTCCTGCTCGCCGCCGCCTGGATCGCGGTGGAACTGCGCTCGGCCGAACCGCTCATCGACATGCGCATGATGCGGCTCCCCGCCGTCTGGACGACGAACCTCGTCGCGCTGCTGTTCGGCCTCGGCCTGTACTCGCTCATGGCGTTCCTGCCCGCGTTCGTGCAGACGCCGCCGTCCGCCGGCTACGGGTTCGGCGCGAGCGTCACGGCGTCGGGCGTGTTCCTGCTGCCGATGACGGTCACGATGTTCTTCAGCGGCCTCGCGGCGGGACGGCTGGGACTGCGGTTCGGGGCGCGTGCCGTCCTCGCGCTCGGCGCGGTGCTGCTGATCCCGTCGATGGTGCTGCTGGCCACCGCGCACGCCGAGCGCTGGACGATCTACCTGGTCGCCGCGCTGTGCGGGGCCGGGATCGGGTTCGCGTTCTCGGCGCTGTCCGCGCTGATCGTGACGGCCGTGCCGCCCGCGCAGACCGGTGCCGCGAGCGGCATGAACGCCAACATCCGGACGATCGGCGGGTCCATCGGCACCGCCGTGACCGGGTCGATCATCACGTCCGGCGCGGTCGGCGGCCTGCCGAGGGAGTCCGGGTACACGCACGGGTTCTGGTTCCTGGCGGGGGCGGCGGCCGTCGCGCTCGCCACCACGCTCCTCGTGCCGAAGGCGCGCCGCGCCACCGTCGCCGAACCGGTGCGGGAGGCCGGGACGCTCGTCCCGGCGGCCGATAATTGA
- a CDS encoding TetR/AcrR family transcriptional regulator, translating into MVTADARPLRRDAARNLERVVAAARELFAEQGLDASVESIAARAGVGMGTVYRRFPTKEALIEFLVAQVVRDSLGLARRALDERDGTGLASLLRGMGELQAAHRGCLRRLWAGLPSAERREFRSIVRELLVRAQDAGTVRPDLADGDALVLFWSLRHIVELTVGVDPDAWRRHLDVLLAGIAPSDRPLAHRPPTHAELDEIQARHSAR; encoded by the coding sequence ATGGTCACCGCAGACGCCCGTCCGCTCCGCCGCGACGCCGCCCGCAACCTCGAACGGGTGGTCGCCGCCGCCCGGGAACTGTTCGCCGAACAGGGCCTGGACGCCAGCGTGGAGAGCATCGCCGCGCGGGCGGGCGTCGGCATGGGGACGGTCTACCGGCGCTTCCCCACGAAAGAGGCGCTGATCGAGTTCCTGGTGGCGCAGGTCGTCCGGGACTCGCTCGGCCTCGCCCGGCGGGCGCTGGACGAGCGCGACGGCACCGGGCTGGCGTCGCTCCTGCGCGGCATGGGCGAACTCCAGGCCGCGCACCGGGGCTGCCTGCGGCGGCTGTGGGCGGGGCTGCCGTCGGCCGAGCGGCGGGAGTTCCGGTCGATCGTGCGGGAACTGCTCGTCCGTGCGCAGGACGCCGGGACGGTCCGGCCCGATCTGGCGGACGGGGACGCGCTCGTCCTGTTCTGGTCGCTGCGGCACATCGTCGAGCTGACCGTCGGGGTGGACCCGGACGCGTGGCGGCGGCACCTGGACGTCCTGCTCGCCGGGATCGCCCCGTCGGACCGTCCGCTCGCGCACCGGCCGCCGACCCACGCCGAACTGGACGAGATCCAGGCCCGCCATTCCGCCCGCTGA
- a CDS encoding carboxymuconolactone decarboxylase family protein: MPVPHIDLGSELPGLPALLAYRPETAGPLRALAEALLRGPGLLSTGERELIAAYVSELNACGFCAGSHGACAAELLGDDSVLGQVTADLDAAPVTPRLRALLRLAEAVQRGGTAVTPELVADAKTAGAADQEIHDAILIAAAFCMYNRYVDGLATTAPADPGVYAMMARGLATGGYA; this comes from the coding sequence GTGCCCGTGCCGCATATCGACCTCGGCAGCGAACTGCCCGGACTTCCCGCCCTGCTCGCCTACCGGCCGGAGACGGCGGGGCCGCTGCGGGCGCTCGCCGAGGCGCTGCTGCGCGGGCCGGGTCTTCTTTCCACGGGCGAGCGGGAATTGATCGCCGCCTACGTTTCGGAACTGAACGCGTGCGGTTTCTGCGCCGGGTCGCACGGGGCGTGCGCGGCCGAACTCCTGGGCGACGACTCCGTCCTCGGCCAGGTCACGGCCGATCTGGACGCCGCGCCGGTCACGCCCCGGCTCCGCGCGCTGCTGCGCCTGGCCGAGGCCGTCCAGCGCGGCGGGACGGCCGTGACGCCCGAACTCGTCGCGGACGCGAAAACGGCGGGCGCGGCCGACCAGGAGATCCACGACGCGATTCTCATCGCCGCCGCGTTCTGCATGTACAACCGTTATGTGGACGGCCTCGCGACGACGGCCCCGGCCGATCCCGGCGTTTACGCGATGATGGCGCGCGGGCTCGCCACCGGCGGTTATGCCTGA
- a CDS encoding SAM-dependent methyltransferase — protein MDAEVNVNRPVSARVWNYWLGGKDHYEADRRAGEEVARHVPGIAAAARADRQFLGRVMAPLVHEAGIRQFLDVGTGLPTADNTHEMAQRLAPDARIVYVDNDPLVLSHARALLTSTPEGATSYVDADARDPGRILAAASATLDLDRPVALMLLAILHLFTDDAEAARIVGTLVDALPSGSHLVLTHACLDVEATRTAMRVWNESGTPHPIRARGAGQITAYFDGLELLEPGVVSCSRWRPLPNRWGLPDEVMTFGGVARKP, from the coding sequence ATGGACGCGGAGGTCAACGTCAACCGGCCGGTCTCGGCGCGCGTGTGGAACTACTGGCTCGGCGGCAAGGACCACTACGAGGCCGACCGCCGCGCGGGCGAGGAGGTCGCGCGGCACGTGCCCGGCATCGCCGCCGCCGCCCGCGCCGACCGGCAGTTCCTCGGCCGCGTCATGGCGCCGCTCGTGCACGAGGCCGGGATCCGGCAGTTCCTCGACGTCGGGACGGGCCTGCCCACGGCCGACAACACCCACGAGATGGCGCAGCGCCTCGCCCCCGACGCGCGGATCGTCTACGTCGACAACGACCCGCTCGTCCTGTCGCACGCCCGCGCGCTGCTGACCAGCACGCCCGAGGGCGCGACGAGCTACGTGGACGCCGACGCCCGCGACCCCGGGCGGATCCTGGCCGCCGCATCCGCGACGCTGGACCTGGACCGTCCGGTCGCGCTGATGCTGCTCGCGATCCTGCACCTGTTCACCGACGACGCCGAGGCGGCCCGGATCGTCGGGACGCTCGTGGACGCCCTGCCGTCCGGCAGCCACCTCGTCCTCACCCACGCGTGCCTGGACGTCGAGGCCACCCGCACCGCGATGCGCGTGTGGAACGAGTCGGGCACGCCGCACCCGATCCGGGCGCGCGGCGCCGGCCAGATCACCGCCTACTTCGACGGGCTCGAACTCCTCGAACCGGGTGTCGTGTCGTGCTCGCGGTGGCGCCCGCTCCCGAACCGGTGGGGCCTTCCGGACGAGGTCATGACCTTCGGTGGAGTGGCCCGCAAACCCTGA
- a CDS encoding methyltransferase domain-containing protein encodes MTSYTHGHHATVLSSHEWRTAENSAPHLLPHLTPDAEVLDVGCGPGTITAGIAARVARVTGIDAAAAVLERAAAHAREQGAANVAFAVGDVHALDFPDDSFDVVHAHQVLQHIADPVRALAEMRRVCRPGGIVAAREADFGGMVWYPDPPGMDAWRPVYEKVARGNGGEPHAGRRLVAWAHAAGFADVTATVSSWCYATPQEREWWSETWGGRMVHSNVAEAAVAGGHATRAELDAIYAGWKEWAADADGWFTVPHGEIVCRA; translated from the coding sequence ATGACCAGCTACACCCACGGCCACCACGCGACCGTCCTGAGTTCGCACGAGTGGCGCACCGCCGAGAACTCCGCCCCCCACCTGCTGCCGCACCTGACGCCGGACGCGGAGGTCCTGGACGTCGGCTGCGGCCCCGGCACGATCACCGCCGGCATCGCCGCCCGCGTCGCCCGCGTCACCGGGATCGACGCGGCGGCGGCCGTCCTGGAGCGGGCCGCCGCGCACGCCCGCGAGCAGGGCGCGGCGAACGTCGCGTTCGCGGTCGGCGACGTCCACGCGCTGGACTTCCCGGACGACTCGTTCGACGTCGTCCACGCCCACCAGGTGCTGCAGCACATCGCCGACCCGGTGCGGGCGCTGGCCGAGATGCGGCGCGTGTGCCGGCCGGGCGGGATCGTCGCCGCCCGCGAGGCCGACTTCGGCGGCATGGTCTGGTACCCGGACCCGCCGGGCATGGACGCCTGGCGCCCCGTCTACGAGAAGGTGGCGCGCGGTAACGGCGGCGAGCCGCACGCGGGCCGCCGCCTGGTCGCCTGGGCGCACGCGGCCGGGTTCGCCGACGTCACCGCGACCGTCTCGTCCTGGTGCTACGCCACGCCGCAGGAGCGCGAGTGGTGGAGCGAGACGTGGGGCGGACGGATGGTCCACTCCAACGTCGCCGAGGCGGCCGTGGCGGGCGGCCACGCGACCCGCGCCGAACTGGACGCGATCTACGCGGGCTGGAAGGAGTGGGCGGCCGACGCCGACGGCTGGTTCACCGTCCCGCACGGCGAGATCGTCTGCCGCGCCTGA